In Zingiber officinale cultivar Zhangliang chromosome 1A, Zo_v1.1, whole genome shotgun sequence, a genomic segment contains:
- the LOC122001064 gene encoding uncharacterized protein LOC122001064 — MEQEEVVEAEKALWSCLDAIVLQWIYGSISTDFLHTILELDKTIQQEWERLQNIFQDNKTAYAIYLENQFTHAPMNDYPNISAYYQESKMLADQLSNVGALISNQWSVLQLTASLNENYNGVATFIQHSDPLLPFYEAQSVSPLGGRLEGGE; from the coding sequence ATGGAACAAGAAGAGGTTGTCGAGGCTGAGAAAGCATTATGGTCGTGCTTGGATGCAATAGTCCTTCAATGGATTTATGGTTCGATCTCCACTGATTTCTTGCACACAATCTTGGAACTAGATAAAACTATACAACAAGAATGGGAACGATTGCAAAACATTTTCCAAGATAATAAAACTGCTTATGCCATTTACCTAGAAAACCAATTCACTCATGCTCCGATGAATGATTATCCTAACATCTCAGCCTATTACCAAGAATCCAAAATGCTTGCTGATCAACTCTCTAATGTTGGTGCACTGATTTCAAATCAATGGTCAGTTCTTCAGTTAACTGCGAGTTTAAATGAGAACTACAATGGTGTTGCTACATTCATTCAACACAGTGATCCTTTACTGCCTTTTTACGAGGCACAATCTGTCAGTCCCTtgggcggccggctagaggggggtgaatga